A genome region from Nerophis lumbriciformis linkage group LG18, RoL_Nlum_v2.1, whole genome shotgun sequence includes the following:
- the romo1 gene encoding reactive oxygen species modulator 1 has product MPVAVGPYGQTQPSCFDRVKMGFMMGFAVGIAAGAMFGTFSCIRIGMRGRELMGGVGKTMMQSGGTFGTFMAIGMGIRC; this is encoded by the exons ATGCCGGTTGCTGTCGGACCGTATGGGCAGACCCAGCCCAGCTGTTTCGACCGGGTCAAGATGGGCTTTATGATGGGCTTTGCCGTGGGAATCGCTGCTGGTGCCATGTTTGGTACTTTCTCGTGTATCAG AATCGGCATGCGAGGACGGGAGCTCATGGGAGGTGTGGGGAAGACCATGATGCAGAGCGGGGGGACGTTTGGCACCTTCATGGCCATTGGGATGGGCATCCGTTGCTGA